Proteins encoded by one window of Ancylothrix sp. D3o:
- a CDS encoding sacsin N-terminal ATP-binding-like domain-containing protein, whose amino-acid sequence MNNSSPEFLPQDIDILDFLRIELVNLSGFSTLAYELIQNAEDSKSSWIRFNICKDALIVENDSEFSEQDFAKMQRLAGGDRRAEDEWTIGRFGIGFTSVYQITDHPEIISSGKHWTFYPEKESNSRIKQVLLEKKSPGTRFCFPWASSDTKIRQKLEVGIISPDSVNQFFKDISEAAPKSMIFLQNLKKIEIQYENNLIKILQKKDKGKTIIESIDQLKKITTYKGWYLLDGNFNEYANVLKAKSQLTIKTKRRADVVVAIPDSNQDNFSGFYYAFLPTKQETQLPFHINADFFTLSDRKGIVLEQGDQTIWNGLAIIAAAEIIQQNLIHLRNILGHKHLWSFLSQIEVQSQDQLLKFLWQKLYPKVQSSEIIFTSANKWQSPQQVCLLEKKEEYKLSAVLEKALEKIKRSSIVHSDLHSYSSLLKKVGVISLDASMLADALFAWGLVKAIAINQVPDWIKSETQRDQLAKEVGILFTRQSVGKDTSAKDKLKKCAIALSNDKQLCPPINLYHAKPETATLFKILGVPQSFLASGNPKEIEDLVAKFTVDKAIELLEKISTSQLEKQWRENRNLISEVIGWLENHQQNILQPERRLLDRVRKLSIFPSSDRLRPLEGLAIPGSFEDTLNLASLVDIQYVRGHIHFLVKLGAKSLTFSEYASEQVPKAFKEKQISPEARRQLVCQLATHLEEIEGNKQIRQLLSQCPLIECKDGQFRSADEAYLDSESVHKIFSNWTLENQIAVLPKNCAEKAHKFLKWLQVVDQPRLIHIFQIINALKAKEPKGTTRKQMQEIFEHLTERWESLKSRTLEFEPINSLKSMAWLPVKEDETQWYCPNQIFTSFYHYLVDTQVKFLDIDTRVELQAEANKFSEFLGIKTTPQVQQVIENLLTCSQQGYFLDNRVYKFLQDNIDLINDNNLERLKNSSTIYLGQNKYIQPEKVFWNDHPFGKYRYHLPDHLHSYYTLFQKLGVSDSPEPIDAIFLIEEISKNFENDNVCLDDESYKVLLDCWKILTQAKIENSFGNDNNELQKFKNLSTQKVIPNAKRVLTIPEQIFFVDRPNLLEKLTFLQSNENVIPRPAEAWYAMEAVGVRPLSQAIKTKLTQLEPTNPNVDQVITKRLKNRKSLIKRVLQGQLLTTFQAGNLDCWEKLIVKKASLIKVRYHFELHSTPEEIIQVYLDYSQGNHQYILYYQLQNGVEPWPHIAREIAYAINPNAEAGKVAAGIKEVIMAKTPKAASEILDALGYAPSSDPIPPDEENHEIEKLSVQETSHETTTITSEYQGTGDPKYGALGEKWSQLFYEWLGYQQIIKQEASAGFDFLCTQPTKQQGLKPLLKVEAKAISTPVIRITMNEWTTMMDIQNREKYELLIVVHTSGSVETIIRVMHVWSTFTRIFSQLNEQDLTSAPYKSEKIDFLIGLQRSAPQYPVQNDVLINWKKLIDSIPHPNVKIYSPIDENQFRPLN is encoded by the coding sequence ATGAATAATTCATCTCCTGAATTTTTACCACAAGACATTGATATCTTAGATTTTTTAAGAATAGAGCTAGTGAATCTGAGTGGATTTTCCACATTAGCTTATGAGTTGATTCAAAATGCAGAAGATTCTAAGTCATCTTGGATCAGATTCAATATTTGTAAGGATGCGCTGATTGTTGAAAATGATAGCGAATTTAGTGAACAAGATTTTGCCAAAATGCAAAGACTAGCTGGAGGTGACAGACGGGCTGAAGACGAATGGACAATAGGCAGATTTGGAATTGGTTTTACCTCAGTTTATCAAATTACCGATCACCCAGAAATTATCTCTTCTGGTAAGCACTGGACTTTTTATCCTGAAAAAGAATCTAATTCCAGAATTAAACAAGTTCTGTTAGAGAAAAAATCTCCAGGTACTCGTTTCTGTTTTCCTTGGGCTAGTTCAGATACCAAAATTCGTCAGAAGTTAGAAGTAGGAATTATTTCTCCAGATTCAGTTAATCAATTTTTTAAAGATATTTCGGAAGCTGCTCCAAAGTCAATGATTTTTTTACAAAATCTTAAAAAAATAGAAATTCAATATGAGAATAATTTAATTAAAATTTTACAAAAAAAAGATAAAGGAAAAACTATCATTGAAAGTATTGATCAACTCAAAAAAATTACTACTTATAAAGGCTGGTATCTTCTTGATGGTAATTTTAATGAATATGCTAATGTATTAAAAGCCAAATCTCAATTGACTATCAAAACGAAACGTCGAGCAGATGTTGTTGTCGCTATTCCTGATAGCAATCAAGATAATTTTTCTGGTTTTTACTATGCTTTCTTACCAACTAAACAAGAAACTCAACTGCCTTTTCATATTAATGCAGATTTCTTCACACTTTCTGATCGCAAAGGAATTGTCTTAGAACAAGGCGATCAAACTATATGGAATGGATTAGCAATTATCGCAGCTGCCGAGATCATTCAGCAAAACCTAATACATCTCAGAAATATTCTAGGTCATAAACATCTCTGGAGTTTCTTAAGCCAGATTGAAGTACAATCTCAGGATCAATTATTAAAATTTTTATGGCAAAAACTATATCCTAAAGTTCAGTCTTCAGAAATAATTTTTACATCTGCAAACAAATGGCAGTCTCCCCAACAAGTCTGTTTGTTAGAAAAAAAAGAAGAATATAAACTCTCCGCAGTTTTAGAGAAAGCCTTGGAGAAAATAAAACGTTCTTCAATCGTACATTCTGATCTGCACTCTTATTCTAGTTTGCTCAAAAAAGTTGGAGTAATTTCACTAGATGCCTCAATGTTAGCAGATGCTCTTTTTGCGTGGGGATTAGTTAAAGCAATAGCTATAAATCAAGTACCGGATTGGATCAAGTCTGAAACTCAGCGAGATCAGTTAGCAAAAGAAGTTGGAATTTTATTTACTCGTCAGTCAGTTGGGAAAGATACAAGCGCTAAAGATAAGTTAAAAAAATGTGCAATCGCCCTAAGTAATGATAAGCAACTATGTCCTCCTATTAACTTGTACCACGCCAAACCAGAAACAGCTACTTTATTTAAAATTTTAGGTGTTCCGCAATCTTTCCTAGCATCTGGTAATCCCAAAGAAATTGAAGATTTAGTTGCTAAATTCACTGTTGATAAAGCTATTGAATTGTTAGAAAAAATTAGTACATCACAATTAGAAAAACAATGGCGGGAGAATCGGAACCTTATATCTGAAGTGATCGGATGGTTAGAAAATCATCAACAAAATATTTTACAACCTGAAAGAAGGCTGTTAGATCGTGTTCGCAAGTTGTCCATTTTTCCTAGTTCTGATCGACTTCGCCCCTTAGAAGGTCTGGCAATTCCTGGCTCTTTTGAAGACACATTAAATCTAGCTTCATTGGTGGATATTCAATATGTGCGTGGACACATACATTTTTTGGTAAAGCTAGGGGCAAAATCTTTAACTTTTTCAGAGTATGCTAGTGAACAAGTTCCCAAAGCTTTCAAAGAAAAACAAATTTCGCCTGAAGCTCGCCGTCAATTAGTTTGTCAATTAGCAACGCATCTGGAAGAAATTGAAGGAAACAAACAAATCCGACAGCTATTATCTCAATGTCCTCTAATTGAATGCAAAGATGGTCAGTTTCGCTCTGCTGATGAAGCTTACTTAGACAGTGAATCTGTTCATAAAATTTTTAGCAATTGGACTTTGGAAAACCAAATCGCGGTCTTACCAAAGAATTGTGCAGAAAAAGCTCACAAGTTCTTGAAATGGCTACAAGTAGTTGATCAACCACGCCTGATTCATATTTTTCAAATCATTAACGCCCTGAAAGCAAAGGAGCCGAAAGGAACTACCAGAAAACAGATGCAAGAGATTTTTGAACATCTCACTGAACGATGGGAATCATTAAAATCAAGAACGTTAGAATTTGAGCCTATAAATTCTTTAAAATCTATGGCTTGGTTGCCTGTAAAAGAAGATGAAACACAATGGTATTGTCCTAATCAAATATTTACTAGCTTCTACCATTATCTAGTTGATACTCAAGTGAAATTTCTGGATATTGATACTAGAGTGGAACTGCAAGCTGAAGCTAATAAATTTAGTGAATTTTTAGGGATTAAAACTACACCTCAAGTACAGCAAGTTATCGAAAATCTATTAACCTGCTCTCAGCAAGGTTACTTCTTGGATAATCGCGTTTATAAATTTTTACAAGATAACATTGATCTGATCAATGATAATAATCTTGAAAGGCTAAAAAATAGCTCAACTATTTATCTGGGGCAGAACAAATATATCCAACCTGAAAAAGTTTTTTGGAACGATCATCCTTTTGGAAAATATCGTTATCATTTACCTGACCATTTACATTCTTATTATACGCTTTTTCAAAAATTAGGGGTTTCTGACTCTCCAGAACCAATCGATGCTATTTTCCTGATCGAAGAAATTAGCAAAAATTTTGAAAATGATAATGTTTGCTTAGATGACGAAAGTTATAAGGTACTCCTTGATTGTTGGAAAATTTTAACCCAGGCTAAAATTGAAAATAGTTTTGGAAATGATAACAACGAGCTACAAAAATTTAAAAATTTGAGTACCCAAAAAGTAATTCCTAATGCTAAAAGAGTTTTAACCATTCCTGAGCAGATATTTTTTGTAGATCGTCCTAATTTATTGGAAAAGTTAACTTTTCTCCAGAGTAACGAAAATGTTATCCCTAGACCGGCAGAAGCTTGGTATGCAATGGAAGCTGTTGGTGTTCGTCCATTAAGTCAGGCAATAAAAACAAAATTAACGCAACTAGAGCCTACCAATCCCAATGTAGATCAAGTCATAACCAAAAGATTGAAAAATAGAAAATCTTTGATCAAGCGAGTTCTTCAAGGGCAGCTTTTGACTACTTTTCAAGCTGGAAATTTGGATTGCTGGGAAAAATTAATTGTTAAAAAAGCCAGCTTGATTAAAGTCCGTTATCACTTTGAGTTACATTCAACTCCTGAAGAAATAATACAAGTTTATCTTGATTATAGCCAAGGAAATCATCAATATATTTTGTACTATCAATTACAAAATGGAGTTGAACCTTGGCCCCACATAGCGAGGGAAATTGCTTATGCCATTAATCCTAATGCAGAAGCTGGAAAAGTTGCCGCAGGTATCAAAGAAGTGATTATGGCAAAAACACCCAAGGCTGCATCTGAAATTCTGGATGCTCTTGGTTATGCACCAAGTTCTGATCCTATTCCTCCTGATGAAGAAAACCATGAAATTGAGAAACTTTCAGTACAAGAAACTTCCCATGAAACAACTACTATTACATCAGAATATCAAGGTACAGGCGATCCAAAATATGGTGCTTTAGGGGAAAAATGGTCACAACTTTTTTATGAATGGCTGGGTTATCAACAGATAATTAAACAAGAAGCTTCTGCTGGGTTTGATTTTCTTTGCACCCAACCTACAAAACAACAAGGGTTGAAGCCATTACTCAAAGTAGAGGCAAAAGCTATTAGCACTCCTGTCATTCGCATAACTATGAATGAATGGACAACCATGATGGATATTCAAAATCGAGAAAAATATGAACTTCTAATTGTTGTTCATACGAGTGGTTCAGTTGAAACAATAATTCGTGTCATGCACGTTTGGTCTACCTTCACTCGCATTTTTTCACAACTCAACGAACAAGATTTAACATCAGCACCTTACAAAAGTGAAAAAATTGATTTTCTAATTGGTTTGCAACGCAGCGCTCCTCAATACCCTGTTCAAAATGATGTTTTAATCAACTGGAAAAAATTAATAGACTCTATACCTCATCCAAACGTCAAAATCTATTCTCCAATAGATGAGAATCAATTCAGACCATTGAATTAA